One region of Dehalococcoidia bacterium genomic DNA includes:
- a CDS encoding RNA methyltransferase, translating into MPLITSRANERIKAIRALRNKRERERAGVFFAESARLVAAAVGAGASIEAVLVVPERLRDQSERDVIAAARRAGAEIVEVSAEVYDSVSFRGDPDSMGAVIHQRRDTLPARPAGELSWVAVHEVQHPGNLGTLIRTSDAAGGAGVILTGASTDPYHPVAVRGSLGALFSQRVVQTTLSEFAAWVRAYGARVIGTSPSGDLDYREADYRPPVVVFSAGERAGLSPEQAALCEQVVRIPMLGAVDSLNLSVATALVLYEVARANGR; encoded by the coding sequence GTGCCCCTCATCACGTCCCGGGCCAACGAACGCATCAAGGCCATTCGCGCCCTGCGTAACAAGCGCGAGCGGGAGCGCGCGGGCGTGTTCTTCGCCGAGAGCGCGCGCCTGGTCGCCGCGGCGGTGGGCGCCGGGGCGTCGATCGAAGCCGTCCTCGTCGTGCCTGAACGCCTGCGCGACCAATCCGAGCGCGACGTCATTGCCGCGGCCAGGCGTGCCGGGGCGGAGATCGTCGAGGTGTCGGCCGAGGTCTACGACAGCGTCTCCTTCCGCGGCGACCCGGATAGCATGGGCGCGGTCATCCACCAGCGACGGGACACGCTGCCGGCGCGGCCGGCCGGGGAGCTGTCCTGGGTGGCGGTGCACGAAGTGCAGCATCCCGGCAATCTCGGCACGTTGATCCGGACCTCGGACGCGGCTGGCGGCGCCGGCGTCATCCTCACGGGCGCCTCGACCGACCCCTATCATCCGGTCGCGGTGCGGGGCAGCCTCGGCGCCCTCTTCAGTCAGCGCGTGGTCCAGACCACGCTATCGGAGTTCGCCGCCTGGGTACGGGCCTACGGCGCCCGTGTAATCGGCACCTCGCCTTCGGGCGACCTCGACTACCGCGAAGCTGACTACAGGCCGCCCGTCGTCGTCTTCTCCGCCGGCGAACGCGCCGGCCTCTCGCCGGAGCAGGCCGCGCTGTGCGAGCAGGTGGTCCGCATCCCGATGCTCGGGGCCGTCGACTCGCTCAACCTCTCGGTGGCCACGGCTCTCGTGCTGTACGAGGTCGCGCGGGCAAACGGCCGCTGA
- a CDS encoding zinc-binding dehydrogenase: protein MKAAVYYVTGPPSVLRYEEVPDPVCHPRGVVIKVQAVSIEGGDVLNRAGGAMTARPHIVGYQAAGVVREAGAEVTDRRVGQRVVGIAPNGSHAELFSLPAASTWVVPDGMDIAVAACVPIAFGTADDCLFEFGRLKAGESVLIQAGAGGVGLAAIQLAKRAGATVFATASSDEKLARLKEFGVDYGINYRERDFVEEVKRLTSGRGVDLVVDSVGGAVLQGSLRCLAYKGRAISVGSAGRDRQQPDLSLVAGRNCSYTSVSFGAERNADPERVMPMVQKHLEDVNAGRLRVVIDREFPLAEAAAAHAYIESRQAFGRVVLRVT, encoded by the coding sequence TTGAAGGCAGCAGTGTACTACGTGACCGGGCCGCCGTCCGTGCTGCGTTACGAGGAGGTCCCGGACCCGGTCTGTCACCCTCGCGGCGTGGTAATCAAGGTGCAGGCGGTGAGCATCGAGGGCGGCGACGTCCTCAACCGGGCCGGCGGCGCCATGACCGCGAGGCCCCACATCGTCGGCTATCAGGCGGCAGGCGTGGTACGGGAAGCCGGCGCCGAAGTGACCGACCGGCGTGTGGGCCAGCGCGTCGTCGGGATCGCCCCCAATGGCTCTCACGCCGAGCTCTTCTCGCTCCCGGCAGCCTCGACCTGGGTCGTGCCCGATGGCATGGACATCGCCGTCGCGGCCTGCGTGCCCATCGCCTTCGGCACGGCCGACGACTGCCTGTTCGAGTTCGGGCGGCTGAAGGCCGGCGAGAGCGTGCTCATCCAGGCGGGCGCCGGCGGTGTTGGCCTGGCCGCCATCCAGCTCGCAAAGCGGGCCGGCGCGACGGTCTTCGCGACGGCGTCTTCAGATGAAAAGCTGGCGCGCCTCAAGGAGTTTGGGGTGGATTACGGGATCAACTACCGCGAGCGAGACTTCGTCGAAGAGGTGAAACGCCTCACTTCTGGCCGCGGCGTCGACCTCGTCGTCGACTCCGTGGGTGGAGCCGTGCTGCAGGGCAGCCTGCGTTGCCTGGCCTACAAGGGAAGAGCAATAAGCGTCGGCAGCGCGGGCCGCGACCGCCAACAGCCCGACCTGTCCCTGGTCGCCGGGCGGAACTGCTCCTACACCAGCGTCTCGTTTGGCGCGGAGCGCAACGCGGACCCGGAGCGGGTCATGCCGATGGTGCAGAAGCACCTCGAGGACGTGAATGCCGGCCGTCTTCGCGTGGTAATTGACCGCGAGTTCCCGCTCGCCGAGGCGGCAGCAGCGCACGCGTACATAGAGTCGCGGCAGGCCTTCGGGCGCGTGGTCCTGCGGGTAACGTAA
- a CDS encoding pirin family protein yields the protein MPAVTADTLTLPRIPPLPEKGTAWRPVLRVVTAPRQLEGEGFVVRRAFPNYDLPLADPFLLLDHIGEVDYAPGEARGTPWHPHRGFETVTYMIDGAFEHQDTTGGGGLITDGATQWMTAGAGIQHIEKPPEALVVKGGLFHGTQLWVNLPAAHKFLPPRYQDIEADQVKLLSSDDGASLIRIIAGELAGHRGPGRTFTPITYLHATVAPGSRLSLVWPRDFNALAYVLAGQGFAGHEDRPLEEGQLAVYGAGEAITLRAAPRQSSRSQRGLEVLLLGGLPIREPVARYGPFVMNTREEIIQAIQDYQAGRMGVIPATRVPHATSADTRADGTRPGG from the coding sequence TTGCCAGCAGTAACCGCCGATACCCTCACCCTGCCGCGCATCCCGCCGCTTCCCGAGAAAGGGACGGCCTGGCGTCCCGTCCTGCGCGTGGTGACGGCGCCGAGGCAACTGGAGGGCGAGGGCTTCGTGGTCAGGCGGGCGTTCCCAAACTACGACCTGCCGCTGGCCGACCCCTTCCTCCTGCTCGACCACATCGGCGAGGTTGACTATGCGCCGGGTGAGGCCAGGGGCACGCCCTGGCACCCGCACCGCGGTTTCGAGACCGTGACCTACATGATCGATGGCGCCTTCGAGCACCAGGACACGACCGGCGGCGGCGGCCTCATCACCGACGGCGCCACCCAGTGGATGACGGCCGGCGCCGGCATCCAGCACATCGAGAAGCCGCCCGAGGCCCTCGTGGTCAAGGGAGGCCTCTTCCACGGCACGCAGCTCTGGGTGAACCTGCCTGCGGCGCACAAGTTCTTGCCGCCCCGCTACCAGGACATCGAGGCGGACCAGGTAAAGCTCCTGTCGAGCGACGACGGTGCGTCCCTCATCCGGATCATCGCCGGCGAGCTGGCGGGCCACCGGGGCCCGGGCCGCACGTTCACGCCGATCACCTACCTCCACGCAACGGTTGCGCCGGGCTCGCGGCTGTCGCTGGTCTGGCCCCGGGACTTCAACGCCCTTGCCTACGTGTTGGCCGGCCAGGGCTTCGCCGGACACGAGGACCGCCCCCTGGAGGAGGGGCAACTCGCCGTCTACGGCGCCGGCGAGGCCATCACGCTCCGCGCTGCGCCGCGGCAGTCCTCGCGTTCCCAGCGGGGGCTCGAGGTGCTGCTCCTCGGCGGCCTGCCCATCCGGGAGCCGGTGGCGCGCTACGGGCCCTTCGTGATGAACACGCGCGAGGAGATCATCCAGGCTATCCAGGACTACCAGGCGGGCCGGATGGGCGTCATCCCGGCGACGCGCGTGCCCCACGCCACCAGCGCCGACACGCGCGCCGACGGCACGCGGCCTGGCGGTTAG
- a CDS encoding enoyl-CoA hydratase/isomerase family protein, translating to MPEYVLIERYGKRAELVLNRPEKRNALIVPMMDEMREAIEAFASDDEVSVVLIRGAGGTFCAGMDLEARRADPPPPWLSRSQEAWADFHAAVWNCGKPVVGAVERAAIAGGTSLCFACDFIIAGETARIGATEARLGMANAPMNLAWLIARWGYNAAVQITQSAKLYSGRELKDMGLAFDCVPDDQVLDRARALADELAQNPVAAMVAMKRHAQRALGIDFPALLKRLQGRA from the coding sequence GTGCCCGAATACGTCCTCATCGAACGCTACGGGAAGCGCGCCGAGCTGGTCCTCAACCGGCCGGAGAAGCGCAATGCGCTCATCGTCCCGATGATGGACGAGATGCGTGAGGCCATAGAGGCCTTCGCGTCCGACGATGAGGTGTCTGTGGTCCTCATCCGCGGCGCGGGCGGCACCTTCTGCGCCGGCATGGACCTCGAGGCCCGCCGCGCCGACCCGCCGCCGCCCTGGCTCTCACGCAGCCAGGAGGCCTGGGCCGACTTCCACGCCGCCGTCTGGAACTGCGGCAAGCCCGTCGTCGGCGCCGTGGAGCGAGCGGCCATCGCTGGCGGCACGTCGCTCTGCTTCGCCTGCGACTTCATCATCGCCGGCGAGACGGCCCGCATCGGCGCAACGGAGGCGCGGCTCGGCATGGCGAACGCGCCGATGAACCTTGCCTGGCTCATAGCGCGCTGGGGCTACAACGCTGCCGTCCAGATCACGCAGTCGGCGAAGCTCTACAGCGGCCGCGAGCTGAAGGACATGGGCCTCGCCTTCGATTGCGTCCCGGACGACCAGGTCCTCGACCGCGCTCGCGCCCTCGCCGACGAGCTGGCCCAGAATCCCGTGGCGGCGATGGTGGCCATGAAGCGCCACGCCCAGCGCGCCCTGGGCATCGACTTCCCCGCGCTCCTGAAGCGCCTCCAGGGCCGGGCCTGA
- a CDS encoding TMEM165/GDT1 family protein, which translates to MSALFVSFLLIFLAELGDKSQLVALWFATRYHWLMVLLGVAAATLVVHLGSTILGNTAADLLPEPLVLLVAGASFFGFALWGIRGDRLDDMGEARQVSLLGSFAVVAAAFFLAELGDKTQLATVTLGAREPDSFAGVWLGSTAGMVAADALAIAAGVVAGKRLPMRLLAYAAAALFAVFGTMAVARAVALLL; encoded by the coding sequence ATGTCGGCGTTGTTCGTTTCTTTCCTCCTGATCTTCCTGGCCGAGTTGGGCGACAAGTCGCAGCTCGTGGCGCTGTGGTTCGCCACCAGGTACCACTGGCTCATGGTCCTCCTCGGCGTGGCAGCGGCGACGCTCGTCGTGCACCTGGGCTCGACCATCCTCGGCAACACGGCGGCGGACCTCCTGCCTGAACCGCTCGTGCTGCTGGTTGCAGGCGCATCCTTCTTCGGCTTCGCGCTCTGGGGCATCCGCGGCGACCGGCTCGACGACATGGGCGAGGCGCGTCAGGTATCGCTCCTCGGAAGCTTCGCAGTCGTCGCCGCCGCCTTCTTTCTCGCCGAGCTCGGGGACAAGACCCAGCTCGCGACGGTGACGCTGGGCGCGCGCGAACCGGACTCCTTTGCCGGCGTGTGGCTGGGGTCGACCGCGGGCATGGTGGCCGCGGACGCCCTGGCGATCGCCGCCGGCGTGGTGGCCGGCAAGCGGCTACCCATGCGGCTGCTGGCTTACGCGGCGGCGGCCCTCTTCGCCGTCTTCGGGACGATGGCCGTGGCGCGCGCCGTTGCCCTGCTCCTGTAA
- the glmS gene encoding glutamine--fructose-6-phosphate transaminase (isomerizing) — MCGIMGYAGREPAAPIVLDGLSRLEYRGYDSAGLAVLTDDGELTIKKGAGKLARLKECIGDQIPAGTTGIGHTRWATHGKATETNAHPHTDSKGDVTVIHNGIVENYLELRKELVAAGHHFRSETDTEVIPHLIEEEVKKGHDLTAAVCHAIARIHGAAAIVAMRRAEPGVLVAARVANAGGVVIGYGEDAIYVASDLPALIPYARKVVFLADGEVARVTKDGATYLGADGKPVQKTPQAMPEGPLAAGKGLYKHFMAKEIAEQPESVLNTMSGVFTIDPPEVELPDAPMTDEEVAAIKRVVLVGMGTSFHAALIGRTYLERLAGIAAEADNASEYRYREPLIDSSVLVVAVLQSGETVDTLAAMHEARERGARVIAVCNTPGSQATRVAHGTVFTRCGPEIAVASTKTFVGSLAALYLLACHLGARRGVLTPAELASRLGELARMPQLIGRAIRTEAACERIANRFRAAQHFLFLGRGMQFPVAMEGALKLKEVSYIHAEGYAAGEMKHGPIALIDEAMPVVALVPKDTHYAKMLNNVEEVRARDGLVIAIATEGDEVAASKAHEVVYVPEAPALLAPMVTVVPLQYLAYHIALRRGADIDQPRNLAKTVTVE; from the coding sequence ATGTGTGGAATCATGGGGTACGCCGGCCGAGAGCCGGCTGCCCCGATCGTCCTCGATGGCCTCTCGCGACTCGAGTACCGCGGCTACGATAGCGCCGGCCTCGCCGTCCTGACCGACGACGGTGAGCTGACGATAAAGAAGGGCGCGGGCAAGCTGGCGCGCCTCAAGGAGTGCATCGGCGACCAGATCCCGGCGGGCACCACCGGCATCGGGCACACGCGCTGGGCCACTCACGGCAAGGCCACGGAGACGAACGCCCACCCCCACACCGACTCCAAAGGCGACGTCACGGTCATCCACAACGGCATCGTCGAGAACTACCTGGAGCTGCGTAAGGAACTGGTCGCGGCCGGCCACCACTTCCGTTCGGAGACGGACACGGAGGTCATTCCCCATCTCATCGAGGAAGAGGTGAAGAAGGGCCACGACCTTACGGCCGCGGTCTGCCACGCGATCGCCCGGATACACGGCGCCGCCGCGATCGTCGCGATGCGGCGAGCGGAGCCGGGCGTGCTCGTCGCCGCGCGCGTCGCCAACGCCGGCGGGGTGGTCATCGGCTATGGCGAGGACGCCATCTACGTGGCCAGCGACCTGCCCGCCCTCATCCCTTACGCGCGAAAGGTCGTCTTCCTCGCCGATGGCGAGGTCGCCCGCGTCACGAAGGACGGCGCCACTTACCTCGGCGCCGATGGCAAGCCGGTCCAGAAGACGCCGCAGGCCATGCCCGAGGGGCCGCTCGCCGCCGGCAAGGGCCTGTACAAGCACTTCATGGCGAAGGAGATCGCCGAGCAGCCGGAGAGCGTCCTCAACACTATGAGTGGCGTCTTTACCATAGACCCTCCTGAAGTCGAACTGCCCGATGCGCCCATGACCGACGAAGAGGTCGCGGCTATCAAGCGCGTCGTCCTGGTGGGCATGGGCACCAGCTTTCACGCTGCCCTGATTGGCCGCACCTACCTGGAGCGTCTCGCCGGCATCGCGGCCGAGGCGGACAACGCTTCCGAGTACCGCTACCGTGAGCCGCTCATCGACTCCTCCGTGCTCGTGGTCGCGGTACTCCAATCGGGGGAGACGGTGGATACTCTGGCCGCGATGCACGAGGCCAGGGAGCGGGGCGCGAGGGTGATCGCCGTCTGCAACACGCCCGGCTCCCAGGCGACGCGCGTCGCCCATGGCACCGTTTTCACCCGTTGCGGCCCGGAGATCGCCGTCGCCTCGACCAAGACCTTCGTCGGTTCACTGGCGGCGCTGTACCTGCTTGCCTGTCACCTCGGCGCGCGCCGCGGCGTGCTCACGCCGGCCGAGCTCGCCTCGCGCCTCGGCGAGCTGGCGCGCATGCCGCAGCTCATCGGCCGCGCGATCCGCACGGAGGCCGCCTGCGAGCGCATCGCGAACCGCTTTCGCGCCGCCCAGCACTTCCTCTTTCTCGGCCGCGGCATGCAGTTCCCGGTAGCGATGGAGGGGGCGCTGAAGCTGAAGGAAGTCAGCTACATCCATGCCGAGGGCTACGCTGCGGGGGAGATGAAGCACGGCCCCATCGCCCTGATCGACGAGGCCATGCCGGTGGTTGCCCTGGTGCCAAAGGACACCCACTACGCCAAGATGCTGAACAACGTCGAGGAGGTGCGCGCCCGCGATGGGCTGGTGATCGCCATCGCGACCGAAGGCGATGAGGTTGCGGCTTCGAAGGCGCACGAGGTGGTCTACGTACCCGAGGCCCCGGCGCTGCTCGCGCCGATGGTGACCGTAGTGCCGCTGCAGTACCTCGCGTACCACATCGCCCTGCGGCGAGGGGCGGACATCGACCAGCCGCGAAACCTGGCGAAGACGGTGACGGTCGAGTAA